One region of Mucilaginibacter gotjawali genomic DNA includes:
- a CDS encoding glucoamylase family protein: MKKLILLSLVITLTYSCQAQNAAKTEAIEGIKPVGVIKNLTDSALLDVVQRQTFRYFWDFGHPVSGLARERNNVAYDYGNEVVTIGGSGFGVMSLIVADHRKWITHQQAVDRLLKMVNFLYRADAYHGVFPHWLNGETGKVIPFGRKDDGADLVETSYLFQGLLCARQYFNGDNQKEREIRDRINAMWGDVEWSWFTRDGRDNLYWHWSPNNGWAMNFAIRGFNECLITYILAESADRYPVGANVYHGGWAQSNFFTNGKTFYGHKLPLGFDYGGPLFFSQYSFLGLDPKGLKDEYADYWEQNTNHTLINHDYCVDNPKKYKGYGENCWGLTASDNFEGYNAHSPTNDLGVITPTAALSAFPYTPEYSMKALRHFYYDLGDKIWGDYGFVDAFSESRNWYAKSYLAIDQGPIVVMIENYRSGLLWKLFMSCPEVQHGLKKLDFESPMIK; this comes from the coding sequence ATGAAAAAACTGATACTACTATCCCTTGTAATCACACTCACCTATAGCTGCCAGGCCCAAAACGCCGCAAAAACGGAAGCAATAGAAGGTATAAAACCCGTGGGAGTAATAAAAAATTTGACCGACAGTGCGCTGCTTGACGTAGTGCAGCGCCAAACATTCCGTTACTTTTGGGATTTTGGCCACCCGGTAAGCGGCCTTGCGCGCGAACGGAATAATGTTGCCTATGATTACGGCAACGAAGTAGTAACCATTGGTGGCTCCGGCTTTGGGGTGATGAGCTTAATAGTCGCCGATCACAGGAAATGGATCACCCACCAGCAGGCGGTTGACAGGTTACTGAAAATGGTGAATTTTTTATACCGGGCTGATGCCTACCACGGCGTATTTCCGCATTGGTTAAATGGTGAAACCGGGAAGGTCATTCCGTTTGGACGTAAGGATGACGGCGCCGACCTGGTAGAAACCTCCTATCTTTTCCAGGGATTGTTATGTGCAAGGCAATATTTTAATGGGGATAACCAAAAGGAACGCGAGATAAGGGACCGGATAAATGCCATGTGGGGTGATGTTGAGTGGAGCTGGTTTACCAGGGACGGCAGGGATAACCTGTACTGGCATTGGTCGCCTAACAATGGCTGGGCCATGAATTTTGCGATCCGTGGTTTTAACGAATGCCTGATCACCTATATTTTGGCCGAATCAGCCGACAGGTATCCTGTTGGCGCGAACGTATATCATGGCGGCTGGGCGCAGAGTAACTTTTTTACCAATGGTAAAACCTTTTACGGCCATAAATTACCATTGGGCTTTGATTACGGCGGCCCGCTGTTCTTTTCACAATATTCATTCCTTGGACTTGATCCGAAAGGCTTAAAAGATGAGTATGCCGACTATTGGGAGCAAAATACCAATCATACCCTGATCAACCACGATTATTGCGTTGATAACCCTAAAAAATACAAAGGCTATGGCGAAAATTGCTGGGGCCTGACCGCCAGCGATAATTTTGAAGGATATAATGCACACTCCCCAACCAACGACCTGGGGGTTATCACGCCAACGGCTGCATTGTCAGCATTTCCGTATACGCCTGAGTATTCGATGAAAGCCCTGCGCCATTTTTATTATGACCTGGGTGATAAGATCTGGGGTGACTATGGTTTTGTTGACGCTTTCAGCGAATCGCGTAACTGGTATGCAAAATCGTACCTGGCTATTGACCAGGGCCCGATTGTAGTGATGATAGAAAACTACCGCAGCGGTTTGCTTTGGAAACTATTTATGAGCTGCCCGGAAGTACAGCACGGCCTTAAAAAACTTGATTTTGAAAGCCCGATGATCAAGTAA
- a CDS encoding family 43 glycosylhydrolase — translation MKKAFLFITITCCMLLLANCSIAQQKQLTYCNPINIDYGYTPIPNFATEGKHRATADPVITMYKGDYYLFSTNQWGYWWSHDMYHWNFVSRSFLRPEHHVYDDLCAPAVWVQGDTLMVFGSTYSSNFPIWMSTNPKANEWKEAIHEFEPGGWDPDFFRDDDGKLYMYNGSSNTYPLYGAEIDPKTFHLKAYRKEMYFLQPFRYGWQRFGENMDDTFLDPFIEGSWMTKHNGKYYLQYGAPGTEFSGYSDGVVVGDNPLGPFTPQSMPFSYKPGGFARGAGHGSTYTDAWGNYWHISTITIAVKNSFERRLGIWPTGFDKDGVLYCNTAFGDYPTYLPDGKEDHLQSRFTGWMLLNYNKPVQVSSTLGGYMANNAVDENIKTYWSAESGNPGEWIQSDLGKESTVNAVQINYADQDATILGKSTTTFTQYKLYYSSDARKWHILTDKSRNKTDVPHDYIELSTPVRARYIKLENVHMPTGKFAISGLRVFGNGGGSKPDTVQNFVVLRTEKDKRSAWIKWQTVDNAFAYNIYTGTAADKLYNCIMVYSANEYYLKTMDKEKPYYFRIEAINENGISAATKVIKVE, via the coding sequence ATGAAAAAAGCTTTTCTTTTTATAACGATTACCTGCTGTATGTTGCTGCTTGCAAACTGCTCTATCGCGCAGCAAAAACAATTAACCTATTGCAACCCGATCAATATTGATTACGGTTATACGCCGATCCCTAATTTTGCTACCGAAGGCAAGCACCGGGCCACCGCCGATCCGGTGATCACCATGTACAAAGGAGATTACTACCTGTTTTCAACTAACCAGTGGGGGTATTGGTGGAGCCATGATATGTACCACTGGAATTTTGTTTCCCGGTCGTTTTTAAGGCCCGAACATCATGTATATGATGATCTATGCGCTCCCGCAGTTTGGGTGCAGGGAGATACTTTAATGGTATTTGGTTCAACCTATTCATCCAACTTCCCGATATGGATGAGCACCAACCCAAAGGCAAACGAATGGAAAGAAGCTATCCATGAATTTGAACCCGGCGGCTGGGATCCGGATTTTTTTAGGGATGATGATGGCAAATTATACATGTATAATGGCAGCAGCAATACCTATCCATTATACGGCGCGGAGATCGACCCCAAAACTTTTCATTTAAAAGCCTACCGTAAAGAGATGTATTTTTTGCAGCCCTTCCGTTACGGCTGGCAGCGCTTCGGCGAGAATATGGACGACACCTTTTTGGATCCGTTTATCGAAGGTTCGTGGATGACTAAACATAATGGTAAATACTACCTCCAATACGGCGCACCCGGAACAGAATTCAGCGGGTACAGTGATGGGGTAGTAGTGGGCGACAATCCGCTCGGGCCGTTTACGCCGCAATCAATGCCCTTTAGTTATAAACCGGGAGGCTTCGCAAGGGGCGCTGGTCATGGCAGCACCTATACGGATGCGTGGGGGAATTACTGGCATATCTCCACGATCACTATCGCCGTAAAAAATAGTTTTGAACGCCGCCTCGGCATCTGGCCCACTGGTTTTGATAAGGATGGCGTTTTGTATTGCAACACCGCATTCGGCGATTATCCTACCTATTTGCCTGACGGAAAAGAAGATCACCTGCAAAGCCGCTTTACCGGCTGGATGCTGCTGAATTATAACAAACCGGTGCAGGTATCCTCAACCCTGGGAGGCTATATGGCCAATAATGCTGTGGATGAAAATATTAAAACCTACTGGAGCGCGGAAAGCGGTAATCCCGGCGAGTGGATCCAAAGCGATTTGGGTAAGGAAAGTACGGTAAATGCTGTTCAGATTAATTACGCAGACCAGGACGCTACGATATTAGGGAAATCAACCACTACTTTTACTCAGTATAAATTATATTATTCATCCGATGCCAGGAAGTGGCACATCCTGACCGATAAAAGCCGGAATAAAACCGATGTGCCGCATGATTATATCGAATTATCAACACCGGTAAGGGCCCGGTATATCAAACTGGAAAACGTACATATGCCCACCGGCAAATTCGCCATCAGCGGCTTGCGGGTTTTTGGTAACGGCGGCGGCAGCAAACCTGATACTGTACAGAACTTTGTGGTTTTACGCACCGAAAAGGATAAACGCAGCGCCTGGATAAAATGGCAAACGGTTGATAACGCTTTCGCTTACAACATTTATACCGGAACGGCTGCTGACAAGCTATATAACTGTATCATGGTTTACTCGGCCAACGAGTATTATTTAAAAACGATGGATAAAGAGAAACCGTATTACTTCAGGATTGAAGCTATAAATGAGAACGGCATATCCGCAGCCACAAAAGTTATCAAGGTGGAATAG